Genomic segment of Saccopteryx bilineata isolate mSacBil1 chromosome 9, mSacBil1_pri_phased_curated, whole genome shotgun sequence:
AAACTCTCTGCGCCTCAGTttgctcagctgtaaaatggggacaatggaAAAAACAAACTCAGAGTCCTTATGAGGATTCAGTGGGAGTGCAAGCTTGGTGGGGTTCCAGGCACAGTATCCTTGCCAGTTAGGGGTTGTTCGCTGTGACGCTCTTGCTAATGAGCATTTTTATTATAGGGTGGGATTATGTTCCCTGGAAAAAGCATGAGTTGAAAGCTCCGAGTTTGAATCCCAGCCTCTGCTATTTACTAAATTAAGTTTCATTTGGTTAATTATTTAAGCCTGTAGATTTTAGGTCTCTCAACTGTAAAAGGAAAGAGTTGAACTAAGTTATCTCCAAGATCCCTCCCAGTTAAGATAATCCAAAGGTCATTTTTGTCCCAAAGATTGCTATGCTAATGACAAAACAAGCCCCCCTGTACATGAAGCAGGTCTCCACGGGGTCTCTAAGTGGTAGCATTTTATAAACCAATTTGAACTACTCCGTATGATTACTCACTCATCAACAGATATTTGAGTGCTCACCCAGCACCGACTGGGCCTGGTGGGCACTCAGGCCCTGCAAATGGCATGTCTACGTCCTCTCCTGTCCACCACTGAGCTCAGCTCCTTGCTAGGCCTGCAGTAGCTCCCCCCTGCCGAGCAGAGGGGACTTGTGCCTGCCTCTTCCTTTGCTAATCCCCAGGCTGAGCTGGCAGCTGGGCAGGTCACTCAcatcccaccccagccccatcccaggagggcagggaTACTCACGGCGGTTGGAGGCCACCTGCCTTTGCTTGTAGACCAGGAGCAGGATGAGGGGAAGGCAGAGGATGCCCACAATGCAGGCGCCCGTAGCCACAGAAGCAGCTGTGATGTCTGAAagggcagagaggcagccaaggtgAGGCCCATTCCCATCGTTTCTCCTGAGGGGAAACTAAAGCCCAGAGAGGGAAGGACAGGCATCAGAGGGACCCACCCAGGTCTCATACCCAGACCATCCGTACCCTGCAGAGATATGGAAGGCCTAGGGACCCCCTTTCCAAAGAGAGCCCCATGCTTTCTCCCCAAGTGGACCCAGAGGACACAGAAGTGAGGCCAGGCACTTACAGCTGAGGCAGCTCCAGGGAAGAGGGTCTCAGCCAGCCACTGGGGACAGCTCAGCTGTCCCGGGCCACAGGCTGTTCCTGAGGAAGGAGGGCAGGCCTTTCACAGACCCCCACGCCACAGAGTTCAAGGTCATAGGGAGCCCAAGTGATGAAAAGCTTTTGAAAATAGAGGCGATGGCTGCACAACCTTGTGAGCATAATTAATGCCCCTGGACCATACACTTAAAATTGGTTAAATGGGCCGACTTTATGTTTTACCACAATAAGAATAAATGAGTAAAGAACCACACTGCTCTCCTAGGAGACCCTTTGGCCCCAGGGCAGAGCCTCTGGAAGGGACCTCATACTTCTAGTCATGGGGAGAACTAGAGAAACAGGAGTCCTTGTCTgacattataaatttttaaactttctaaattacaaaaaagtttaagttaaaaattattttgaagtttcTTCCTCCAAAGAAGTAATCAGTGTCCGCAGTTTTCTTGTGCATGGTTTAGCTATGTTCTCTGCATATacgtcatatatatatatatatatatatatatatatacacacacacacatatatatatatatatagagagagagatctaTGTATAGATACAGCTTTTTCATGAGACGATTGCTTTTCCCGCTTAACATAGCTTGGACATCTCTCTGTATCGGCACAGAGATCTCCTTCATTCTGCCTAGGGCTTTGTCATGTGGCTcaccaaaaatgaactgaaaCATTCCCCTACAGTGGACATGTAAGTTACTTCTATTTTTCAACATAGCCAATAATGTAGCAATGAACTTGTGTGTGCATCTTTGCTCACTCGGGCAAGTACATCTGTAATAAATTCCTAGCAATGGTTTCTGCTGAGCCAAAGAGGACGTGCATTTTCTTTACCTCTATCTCTGAATTACCCTCCGCAAAGGTTGTAACACTTTGCGATAGGCCAACAGCCCGGGAGGCTTGCTCTATTTCAGTAACTCTGCTGAGTCCAGGTGTTTAGCTGGGAACAGACGCACTCTCAGAACCACAACCAGCGTAAATGCATTTCCTTCCCAATTTTAGCCCTTCCCAAAAGATGGGCCAGGACATGCTGTCACAGTGTCAACTTGGCCCCAGGGAGCTTTGGGAAGGTGCGTGGGCTGTGGTCTCAAGGTTGCATTTGCACCACTTATTTGGGTAAGAGCTGTTTTCATCTCCTTGTATTGCTAAACAACACGATGGCGTAAACAAGGTTTCAGGGTTGGTTCACACCGCAGAAGAGAACAAACTGTTTCCAGGTGCTCTAGAAGTACCCGCTAGTGCAGGAACAGTGGCTATGCTAATTACAAAGCAACTTCACTTTGACTGACTTCGTATTACAGCAGGCTCCCCCGCAGGTCGTGGCAAGGCTGCGTTTTGACGTGGAATGTTGAAACTAAAAGCATTCTGAAATTCAGACGTATGAGTATTTCTAAACCCCATCACAGGGCCTTACTGTGGCACTAGCAGAGCGCTCATTTCTAGTCATCAAAGCAGGTCTTCACCAACTGGTGCTAAGTAACTTCTGATGAGGTTAGTCAGGTGCTCACTAATTCCGGCTCCCTCTTTGCCCAACCGCCCTGCCTTAATCCTGCCCCCAGGCAAAGGTGCCCCATCTGCAGCCCCTCTAGGGAGTCAGGACTTGGTGTGCATACAACTTGGTGTTAGAGTTAAGGCTAGGATGAGACAGGGAGGGGGGGCAGGAGTTTGGGGACTCAGTTTGCTCTCTGAATCCATGGGCTCCTCTGCAAAGCCCAGTCTCATGAcagctccccacccctccccacaagCACAGCCagtacattgtgtgtgtgtggtggtggtggtggtggtggtggtggtgggggtggtggtggtggtggtggtagtgggagGCGGTTGTTGGTTTCTGCTTAGTAGCCATCCAGAGCTAGGCTTATCCTGGGAAGGTGATCAGACACTGGCAAAGGCAGCTGCCAGGCCAGCACTGAGGACTGTGCCAGGCCCTTACAGAACAGGATGGAATGGGAGGGGCCTGCCTGCTcagggctcccagccctgccagtACCCATGGGTATATATAGAGGAGGGAGTCAGGCTGGGCTACCTGGTTCCCCAGGGAAGGGTCTGGATAAAAGCAAACCAAAACATTCTGCTCTGTTCACGGGTAGGGAGATTGCTTCCAGGGAGGGGAGATGGGCTGCCCTTCCCTGAGGTGGGTGAAAACCACAGCCCCTAGCAATCTGGGGCTCCTGGGGCACCAGCTTCCTCATCTCACCCCTTTCTTGTGCCTCCCCTGACCTCAGGCTGACTTGGGCTCTCATATGATTTCATAGACTAGCTGTCCTCCTACCTCCCCCTCCCAGAGATCACACTAGGAAACTGGGGCGCAGTGAGCAGGGAAAGCTCACGAAGCCGGAGCACCATTGGCTGATCATGCACCAAAGCCAGCAGGGCCCTGTGTCAGAGCAGGGACTGGGATCTTTCCAAAGGTAACCCGCAGCAGTACCCAGTGGCCAGCCCTGAGGCCCACTGAGCACCTGGGTCACTAGACAAATGTTTCTAAACCAGTAAAAAACAGGATGTGTCCACCGTCGGCTGTCACCTACTTGCCAGACTGCCTTGGGACTGGGGAACGGCTGAGCTGACTTTGGAAGCCAGGCCTACAAGTCTGCCTTAAATGTAATAATAGTCAGCACTTAACATAGCACTTACTCTGTGCAGGGTGTGTTCTTAGCCCTTTACATATTGAACTTCACTTTAGCCCTGTAGCAGCCTAGAAAGTGCAATTATAATcatctctgttttacagatgaggaaactaaggcacagagaggttaagcaacttggcTGATTTCAGGGTCTGTGCTTGTAAGCACTTTACCATACTGCCTTTCACTGGAATGACCTCCACATTTTAAATTGAGAGTTCACATAATATCCGGACTTCTCACTTTGCTAGAAAATTTAGTGGCTGTGACAACCCTGGGCCCCCCTCCTGTCGTGCAGCAGTGGGAACTGTACTTATAGATTGGCAGCTGGGTGCTAGCCACAGTCTCCACCCCTCTCGACTATCTTATTCACCAGCTCCTTGGTCCTGGGGGCATTTGAGTTTTTGGACCCTGAATCAGCTCCTTAGATAATACTGACTTGCCCCTCTGTGAGTAGGAAAGGGGCATACTTGCTCCCATTTCTCAGGGCGCACATGGTACCCAGAGAATGGACATGCTGTCCACCCCCCTCGCCCCACCCAAAAGTACAGCTGAGTTTCTTCTTATCTGAGACAACACCTGCCATAGTGCCAAAGACTCCACCACAGCTCTAGTCTCCAGACCTCCAGAACCAAGAGTCTGGAAGGGGACTGGGAGCGGACGCCAGAGGTCATCAGAACCATCCTCCTGCCCTCAGCAGCTGGGATAGAAGCAAACACTGCCTTTGGCCCTCAGGGAAACATTGTAGACAGAACCGGGGTGAGGCTGCATATCTCCATGAATTAGAGGCAGTGTGAAAACTTGGGAGCAGAGGTGCCCAGCAAAGGAAGCCTGACCCACCTCTGGCAGTCAGATTCAAGGTTCTGCCTCACCCTCTGGCTCTTATTGGCTGCACTCCTAAGATTTCCCAAGTGACTTCCGATCCCTTATTTCCAGCAGCTGCTTCTCTAGAGTCTGGATCAAGAAACATGAAGCCAATGTCAGCTCCCTCTCCATTTTGTACCCTCTTTCTCTAGCATCGTCCCCTCAGGcatctcttgtctctctccaaGACTTAACTTGTACAACTAATTTCAGGAATTCAGTGTTGACAGCGGAGGGCAGCCCAGCACCCAGGCAGGGCTTGCACCCTGAGAATTGGGCGCTCTGGCATCTCCTCTTGGCTCTGGGTCTGAGAGACTGGGAGCATGTCCCTTCACCAGCCCAAACCTCAGCTTCTCCCCCTGTGAGATGGGGAGAGTGGCGGAAGTGACTGCAGTCTGGGAGCTCTGCAGGAGCTCCTGGAGGGAGAAGTGGGACTAGGAGGGTGCTCAGGGTGGAAGGAGCAATGGGGAAGTGAACACTCATGCGCCCCGCCAGGCGCAGTCACCCTGCCCTGTACACAGGCATGTGTGTCTGCTCAGTCCTGAGACTGCTGCATGGGAAGGAAGGAGCCGCTCAGAGGCCCCTCTCCACCCTCACCAGGGAGTCGCTGGTGGAGGAAGTGAGGACAATAGTGGCCTGGTGCAGAGTGACATGTGAGCTCTGGGGTGTGCAGGAAGAGGGCCTTCAACCAGAGAGTTTCTTAATTCCATGTGGGTCTGGCTCAGACCAAAATGTGCGTTTTAATTTTGTTCCTGGCTGGTCTGTTTTGGTTCACAAAAAAAGAGGAGTTCGAGTAAAAAGTCACAGCAGCCTTCGCACTGGGCTTTGGCTGAGGCTGTGGTTGAGCGGCTCCCATTCCCGGCTTGGTCTTTGTCACGTGCTCCTGGATGGCATGGAGCAGGCCTGTACTTCTGTGCCTCCAgggcctggccagggctggtccaCAGTGGATGCCCAATAGAAACTGATGGGTAGGAAGCTGTGGAAGCCAAGACCCTCTCCTCTCAGAAGAGTGGGGCGCTCCAAAGATGTCTCCCTTCTGCCTCCCGTCTCCAAGCTGCTAGGCATTCTTGCCAGGTCTCTGAGTGCCCActgtccccttcccccacagggcACTCCTCTGGGCATACACCAGGAGGCTGTTACCCACTGCTCTACACACACCCCTGAGCTGGGAAGAAGGCGGAGGGAAGTGCTACCCTTGCTGACTATGTGAATTTGGGCAAGTCAAGTTGCCTCTATGGGCCCCCATTTCCATGTCTGTTAAGGGAAGATGGTGATGCCTGCTTTAGTGTTCTTATGAGAATCTACTGAGATACCAACACTTGGAAGGatttagcacagggcctggcacatacaGGTAGTAGGAGATCCAGGAAAGGTAGTCTGTCTCCTtgagcctctccctcctcccttccccatgcACAGAACAAGGACATTTTAAGTAGTTGAATCCAAGCCTTTAGGACTCCTCCCCAATAGCTCTCTGACATTCCCATGTGGCAGAGGGCTGGTGGGCAGGAGGCGGACCCACTGAAAACAAGCTCAGCAGCTTGTGGCACCCAGTACCTGTCAGGGGGCACTTGGCCAAAATCACCACCAGGGTACAGGCCCACCAGGGAGCCAGGAGCAGGGACCCGTCAGCCTGCTGTCTCGGGTTCTGGGGCTTGGAAGGACCTGGGCTCCCGCGGGCTGCAGCCACCCGGCTTGGGTGAAGGAGGAAGCGAAAGGGAGGGCAGCAGCGGAGGGGGCGCAGTGGGCTTCAGGGGGCTTGCGTGGCGAGATCAGAGTTTAGGATGCGGTCTAGGTCCAGGAggacagaggaaagcagagaaccCAGGGGGCGATAGGATGAGAATCTACTGACGGAGGCAAATCCCTTACTTTCACTTTCCCTGGGGGAGGATGGGTATGCGATGCACTTGGGTGGAGCTTCATTCCCTGTAGGAGCAAAGAGAGGGGTGGTTAGGGGGCTGTCAGACCCAGGATGCCAGTGAGCATGTCCAGGCTGGGGTGCCCCTCTCCCATCACAGCTACTCACGCTGCTGCCCACTTGGCAGCACTGCCCGGTGGAacctgcacacacacgcacatgcacgcgCTCACACACACGGGCACATTCTTACCGTACACCGGGCATGCCCTGCCCGTTCTCATGCCACCCAGGAGCGTGTGAATACCTGCCCATGCCCACACCTCTGTCCAGTCCACTACCCCTTGTGCTCTCACCTGGACAGAGACAGTCCCGTAAATATTTCCCAGTAGCCATTCAACCACTCACCACTCACACCCAGGTCCCATTTCACGGCCATGGTACTGTGATTTCCCAGTAGCCATTCAACCACTCACCAGCTCACACCCGGTCGCATTTCACGGCCATAGTACTGTAATGAGCAGTCACTCTCCCAGTTCATACACACTCTTCCATTAAAAAGTCCCACTGTCGCAAACAGAGCCACATCTACCTTCCTTCTCCATCACACCCAGATGGCTAGGGTACTGACACCCTGCTCCACGCACCACGGCcaccccatcacacacacacctggAGGGCCACTGCGCCCATATAGAATCACACCCCCTTCCAGACACTGTCACACACAGTCACACCATCCTGCACTCAGCACCGCGCCCCTGCAGTCGCACTGCCCTCCTCTCTGCTTACCCTTCCAGATGGACACACGTGCCATCCCCACAGGGACCAGCCCCCAGGGTGTCCCATGAAGGAAGTCCTCACCTCTCTGGACCTGCAGCTCCATGGCACCATTGACCCTCTGCTCGGAGTGGTGGTGCCTGATCTCCACCACGAGGCAGCAGTAGAGGCCGCCGTCCAGGGAGGTCAGGTTGTGCACGGTGATGGAGAAGTTGCCGTGGTGGTCAGAGACCGACTCTAAGCCGTGGTGCTGGGCCAGGTCCCGGCTGGTGTTGGCGGCCTGGTGGCCGCCGTGGTACAGGTGAAGATCGTGGAACGTGAGGTTGCGGATGGGCCGGCGGTCTAAACAGGCCTGCACCTCGCCCCGGGAGCTGCGGTACCACGTCTTGTAGAAAGTCACATCGTGTCCTTTGGCCATGGGGCCCAAGATTCTGCAGGTGAGGGTGACATTTTGCCCCTCAGGACACACGTACAAGGAATACGGCGTGGCGACCTTGAAGGCTGTCACTAGACCTGCTCAGAGAGACGAGAACCTGTCACCTCCTGAGCCAGCACCACTCTCAGTGGCTGCAGAGCGGGGCAGAACCTTGGCCTGGGGCTCCGAGATGTGGGTCCCCTAGCCACAGGCCCTGGGCAGGCCAGCTGAACTCCCGACCTTTGCTTATTCATGAACCTGCTCTATCCCAGACTCTGCGGGAAGAGCCATGGGAGGTTCCTGAGCAGGGGTGTCCCCCCACCCTGAGGACACTGGCCAAAGGTGGCAGACGGAGCCCAGCCAGCATGTGCGTCTTCTGAGTGTAGCACCCACCGTGGCTCCGCCCCCCCACCTCTTCGGG
This window contains:
- the VSIR gene encoding V-type immunoglobulin domain-containing suppressor of T-cell activation isoform X2 — encoded protein: MAKGHDVTFYKTWYRSSRGEVQACLDRRPIRNLTFHDLHLYHGGHQAANTSRDLAQHHGLESVSDHHGNFSITVHNLTSLDGGLYCCLVVEIRHHHSEQRVNGAMELQVQRGNEAPPKCIAYPSSPRESENITAASVATGACIVGILCLPLILLLVYKQRQVASNRRAQELVRMDSHVQGIENPGFEVSSPTQGMPEAKPRPPLSYMAQRQPSESGRHLLSEPNTPLSPPGPGDVFFPSLDPVPDSPNSEAM
- the VSIR gene encoding V-type immunoglobulin domain-containing suppressor of T-cell activation isoform X1; translation: MGFPTVPGAGGRCWGPVLLALFLAASGGLVTAFKVATPYSLYVCPEGQNVTLTCRILGPMAKGHDVTFYKTWYRSSRGEVQACLDRRPIRNLTFHDLHLYHGGHQAANTSRDLAQHHGLESVSDHHGNFSITVHNLTSLDGGLYCCLVVEIRHHHSEQRVNGAMELQVQRGNEAPPKCIAYPSSPRESENITAASVATGACIVGILCLPLILLLVYKQRQVASNRRAQELVRMDSHVQGIENPGFEVSSPTQGMPEAKPRPPLSYMAQRQPSESGRHLLSEPNTPLSPPGPGDVFFPSLDPVPDSPNSEAM